DNA from Leptospira koniambonensis:
GAATGTACCCAGCAATTATATCTTCATTTTTGCTATGATGATGGAACAAGCAGCTGTCCTGGCTCACCTTATACTTTAACAACTGGATCAATTTTGTTTTTGAGTTCCCTTAAGGTCTCCATCGAAAAAGAGTTTGGTCCAACTTCAGTCGGATGTTTGGAATACGTTAGTAATATTACCGATGTAACTCCTGTCGCTTATACGCCGGCTAGTGTCTTAGTATTCAGTACTACAGCTGCTTGCTTGGACATCGGAAGTACTTACTTAATTCGTGTAAAGGGTGGTTCTTCCGGAATAACTGACAACTATGGGAATCTTATGGATCAGGATTATACAGTTCGGGTAAGATTTTGATCTTTATTAAATGACACTTTATTTTTTAAAGAATCGAATCACTACCCTAGTCGTTTTGTTGCTGATCCTTCTCGTCGGGTTTGTAAGCATGAGGGATCTTAAGATCGACCTCTTGCCAGATATTTCATATCCTACGTTAACTGTCGTTACCGTTTACGAAAACGTATCTCCCTCCGAGATAGAAACGCTTGTTACGAAGCCTATCGAAGAAATTGTTTCATCAGTTAACGGGGTAGATCGAATCACCTCAGAATCCCTAGAGGGTGTATCTTTAGTGAAAATTAGATTTCGCTGGGGTACAAATATGGACACAGCTTCTATTCAGACTAGGGAGAAGGTAGATCTTGTAAAAGGAAGTCTACCCATTGATGCAAAAAAGTCAATTGTACTGAAATTCGATCCAAATGATGCTCCTTTGCTTCAGATTGCAGCGATTTCAACCGGAATTGATCCTAAAGAGCTTCGTAGTTTTATCAAGAAAAATCTATCTCCATACTTTGAGAGAGTGGATGGGATTGCAGCAGTATCTATTACAGGAGGATATGAAAAACAAATTCTAGTAAATATAGATAGAGGAAAGCTTAATGCTTATGGCTTGAGTCCCCAGGAAATCGTACAAGGTGTTGCTTCAAATAATTTTAATTTTCCTGCCGGTAATATAAAGAGAGAAGATCGTGAAATTTTAGTAAGAACGATGGGCGCGTATGAAAATGTAGACGCGATTTCTGAACTTGTAGTTAATTTATCCGAAAAAGGTGCCCCAATTTATCTGCGAAATGTTGCCGAAGTATTAGATTCTTATAAAGAAAGAACGAGTGTCAGTTATTTTAATAATGATGAATGTGTTGCTATAGTCCTAAAAAAGGAAGCTGGAAAAAATAGCGTAATCATTGCAGATGAAGCAAAAGAATTAATCGATTCTTTGAATCAAGAATTTGGTAGCAAAGTGAAACTTATCGTAGTTTCCGATCAAAGCAGATTTATCCGCGAGTCAGTGACAGGAGTTGCTTCTGCGGGATTTCAGGCGATAATAATTTGTTTTTTTGTATTATCCTTCTTTTTGGGTACTTTTCGAGAGTCGGCAATTGTAACCCTTTCAATTCCGATCTCGATATTAGTGACTATTGTTTTCTTCTACTTTCAAAAGATGACATTAAATACAATGTCTCTTGGAGGGTTGTCCGTCGGCGTAGGTATGATGGTGGACTCTTCTATTGTAGTCTTAGAGTCCATTTATGGTTTTAGGAAGTCTAAAAAAAGTGCTTTTGAAAGCGCGTTAGAAGGTACTCAGGACGTCTTCGGATCTCTATTCGCTTCTACACTTACAAGTATTGTAGTTTTTTTACCGATTCTATTCTTGGAAGGCATCGCAGCTTCAATTTTTCGAGAGTTTGCACTTTCTATTACTTACTCGCTTATTTCCTCCTTTTTTGTCTCAGTAACTTTTATTCCTGTATTAACTACCTTGCCGATGTTCTCTTCGCAGTCAGAAGGACTTGCGATATTTCGCCCTTTCTGGGCTTTTCGAGAAAGGATCTTAAATGTTTTAGAAAAGCTTTATGTATTTGGGATCGAAACTATTTTAAAAAGACCGAAAGTTATTCTACTTTCTATCTCTGTACTTATTCTCTTTACAGTTGTATTCTTCAAATTCCTTCCAACAGAATTAATGCCTCAAGTTCAAAAAGCCGATTTAAATGCGAAGATCATTCTTCCACCTGGATCTTCTTTACAGAGAACTGAAGAAGTTACTAAAGAAGTTTTAGAGGATTTGCAAAAATCAGGTTTTGTTGAAAATGCTTTCTTAAAAGTAGGCTACGAGGAACGAGATCTTGTAATTAACCCGAGAGGAGATTTTGGGTTGAATCGGGCCGAACTTTTTCTGCAATTAATTCGATATGATGCCGCAGAAGATCTATTTGAATCTACTAAAGAGGATATCTCGGAGATAGAAAGAAGAACGGGGGCCCAATTGGTCTTTGTTCCTGCGAAAGATTTACTTTCTGATCTTTTGCCGGAAACCAATGAGGGATTGGTATTAGAAGTATCTGGGCAGGATCTTTTTTTAGTTCGGGAAATATGTAAGGAAATCCAATCAGAAATCCAAAAAACAGGAAAGTTTGGAGAAGCGACGACTTCTTTCGGAGAAGATACTCCGGAAATTCGTGTTCTAATTGATAGAGATAAAATGGCTACGTTTGGACTTTCAGTAGAAGCGGTAGCTAAAACTTTGAGGTCAGTGATTAAAGGAGAAGCTGCTACCAGATTTAAGAGAAACGACGAAGAGATACCAGTCTTAATTCGACATAGACTCAATGATCGTTCCGGAACAGATTCCTTAGCTAATACACTTTTTAAAATCTCTTCTGGATCTCTTATTCGGTTACAGGATTTTGCATCGATAGTATCTGGAAATTCGAATAGAAAAATTTTAAGATACGATGGGAAAAGAGTTGGTCTAGTAAAGGCTCCGCTTGTTTCGACAACTTATTCGGAAGCATTAAAGATTGTTGAGCCAATATTAGAAAAGTATTCAAATAAAAAAGATATATCCATACTGCCTGGCGAAACCCAAAAGATAATGGAGAAATCAATTCAGTCTCTAACGTTTGCGGTGATCCTTTCAATTGTTTTAGTTTATATGGTCCTCGCTTCTAATATGGAAAACTTAGGGCTTCCTTTCATAATTTTATTCTCGATATTTGTTTCAGGTGCCGGTGTTGGATTAGGGTTAGTTCTAACGGGAAATACTTTAAATATAATTTCATTAATGGGAATCATATTACTTGCTGGTGTGGTTGTAAACAATGCGATTATACTTATAGAGTTTTATCAATTGCATGAGAAGGATTTTAAAAGTATTGATGAGCTTGTTATTGCAGGCGGGAGAAGACGCTTAAATCCAATATTAAGTACTACTGCCACTACAATCTTCGGATTGTTCCCTTTAATTATCACATTTGGACCACCTTCTCCTCAAGGGCCAATGGCTGCTTCCGTAATGGGAGGACTTTTGGTTTCTACTGCTCTTACACTTCTTTTTGTTCCTTTAGCATATCGATGGTATTATCTCCGCTTTCTTAAAGGAAGTAAGTGATTATGAATGCTATTCTATCTTTCTTTTTGAGAAGAAGAATAACTACGTTCATGATTTTTGGAGGATTCTTTTTTTGGGGTCTTCTTTCAGTAAAACTTCTTCCGGTTTCCTTAATGCCTCCAACGGATTCTCCTGCCTTGAGCATTGTAACAAAATATCCCGGAGTAGCCCCTTCTCGGATAGAAGAAATCCTTACAAAACCAATGGAAGAGCAGATAGTCGGAGTTGGAGGCTTGGAATCTATATACTCTACTTCGGAAGAAGGGGAATCGAGAATTAACGTTATCTTTTCCGATGTTAAAGATATAACTTTAAAGTCCGTTGAACTAAAATCTAAAATAGATTTAATAAGGCACACATTTCCGAGAGAAGTCCAAGAGCCTACTGTAATTCGTTATGATCCGAGTGATCGTCCAATATTTATTGTCAAATTAGAATCTTCTGCCTATTCATTGAAAGAATTAAGAGAAATCGCTGAAAATAAAATTAAAAAAAGATTAGAGAGAGTAGATGGTGTCAGCGAAGTACGAGTAGGTGGTGGCCGTTATAGGGAAATTCTTGTTGAGGTTAATCGTAACGTCCTAAATTTCTTAGGCATTTCATTATCGGAAGTAATGGAAAGTATACGTACATCAAACGTTGACCTTCCTGCAGGCAGAATTGCAGAAGCTAACGGTTGGATAAATGTTCGCGTTCTTGGAAAATTTTCTGCGATGCGAACTATGGAGGAGATTATTATAAGATCTCCTTCTCAAAACAAATGGGTAAAGCTGAAAGAATTAGGAAGTGTTTATGACGGTCACCGGGATCGTGAGGATATTTCTCGGGAAAACGGAAATGAAAATGTCACGATTTATGTTCAGAAAGCCGGTGATGCTAACACAATTTCCGTATGTGAAGGTCTGAAAGACGAGCTATCGCAAGTTTCGTTCCCTGAAGTAAAATCAGAAATCACATACGATCAATCTGAGTATATTCAAGTATCTATAGATAGGGTCGCGGGTTCTGCATTTACAGGCGGAATTATCGCAGTTATCGTTATCTTTCTATTTCTAAAAAATATGAGAGCTACTTTGATCGTAGGGGCCTCCATACCACTATCTATAATTGTAACTTTCGCCTTCATGTTTATATGGAAAATCGGTTTAAACGTGATGACCTTGGCGGGCCTCGCTCTTGGTGCCGGACTTTTGATTGATAACTCCATAGTTGTTTTGGATCGCATTTTTAGAATTCGCCAATCTGCATTTAGTGATGCGAAAAATACAAACAAATTGAATCTATCCACGATTGCTGACGAATCTGTTATAAGTCTCTATAAGGAATTGGCAGCCTCTACCTTGACGAATATTGCAGTTTTTTTGCCATTTTTCTTCGGTTCTAGAGAGTTAAAACAATTATATGGAGGAATGGCTTTAACGGTAAGCTTTTCCATTTTAATATCTCTTGTTGTTTCACTTTTCTTTTTACCTCAATTAGCAAAATTATTTTTGAATAAGCCTGAACATTTTGAAAATACCGGCCTAAACGATTTTTATAAGAGTGTAAATTCGATTTTAAAAAGTAGTCCTATCAGACTCAATTTGAATTTGTTTCAAGGTCGGCTCTATTTCGTTAAGAATACTTACATAAACTTCCAAAAATATTTTCGATTAGATTTCGTTCGAAAAAAATATCTTAGTGGTCTTGTTTGGCTTTTCCGTAATCCCAAATGGATCTATTCTCTTCTTTTATCTCTTTGTATTGCAGGTGTAGGCGTTACGCCATTTCTTAAACAAGAATATATTGATCCTGTGGATGCAGGAGAAATTCGTGCCAGCGTCGAATTAGAGACAGGAACTCACTTGGATGCAACAAGTCACCATGTCAAACGTATTGAAGAATTACTTAAGACGATTCCAGAAGTTGAAAAAATAAATTCCAAAATTGAAAAGTGGCATGCTGATCTTTATATAAAGTTAAAACCTTTAGATCAAAGGAGTAAATCTTCTGAAGTATTGATTGCTGAATTTAAGGAATTGACTTCACCTTTAAAAGACGTGTTTGTTTACTACGTCGAAAATTCTTCTATGGACAGCAGTAGAGAATTGGATATCGAATTTATCGGAGATAATACAGAAGTATTAAAGAAAATAGCAAAAGACGCAGCCTCAACTATCCAGCAGATTCCAGGGATTCAAGAAACTGTATTACGATTTAGAGATGGAAAACAGGAGTTTTTGTTAGATATTCATCAAGACAAGATGGCTTTAACCGGACTGACTTCCGAGGAGGTCGGAAATTATGTTCGTACAGCGATTCAAGGATCTATACCTACAAAGTTTATAGAAGATTCCAAAGAAGTTGATATAAGGGTTCGGTTTCGAGAAGAAGACCGATTAAATATCGAACAAATTCCTAACTATAAAATTCCAGGAGATAGATCTACCATTTCCATTGCGGAACTTTCTATTCAAAAAGAAAAGGAAGGCGAAACAAAAATTTATCGTAAAAATAAGAGAAGAATGGTTACTATAACTGCAAAATTGGGTTCTCTTGATCTCGGTTCAGCTGTAGAAAAAATTAGAGATTCTTTAACTGCACTTGATTTACCAAATAACTATTATTTTGAATTTGGAGGTTCTTTTAAAAAATTACAGAAGAACAGAATTGAAATGTTATTCATGATTTTTTTAGCCGTATTCTTGATATTCTGCATATTGGCTTCTTTATTCGAAGATTTGCTGTTACCGTGGCTACTAATGATTTCAGTTCCGCTAGGAATTTTCGCTGATCTTTTGATCTTATTTTGTTTTAGGATGAGTTTGAATATCTCAGTCTATATTGGTTTTATATTGCTTGCTGGAATTGCAATCAATAACTCCATTATGCTCGTAGATCAATCTTTGCACTTATATAGAAATAGTAAGATTGATAATAAAAAATTTGCATTACTTCGTGCGACGATTCAATCTGCGTCGGAACGATTGCGTCCGATTTTAATGACTACTTTTACAACCACGACTGCTTTAGTTCCAACTATGTTGGATTTTGGGGAGGGTAGTCAGTTATGGAGGCCTTTAGCAATTACGGTTTTTTGGGGACTTAGTATTTCTACCGCATTAACATTAGTTTTTGTCCCAGTTCTCTTCTATCACTTTCAAAGAAGGACGATAGTTGGAGGAGGGGGAATAATTCGCCTGTTTCGCAAGCAAAAGCAGTTTCGGACTATTCCGTTATCCTAATTTTATTTTGAAGGAATACTTTTGTCTTTTGGCTTTGGAGTAGATTCGCCTTCTTTTATATTTCCAACCGAGCCAGTCGCCACTAATTCACCTACGGATAATTCTCCCGAGATGCGAGATAGCTCTCCGCTTACCCCTTCAATGTTTACTTTCTTTTTAAAGAGTAAACCTTTGTTATCAACGAAAATAAATCCTTCGTCTTTTTCTTTACCGGAAAGAATACTCTTGGATGGGATATAGAAAGCGGGAACGGGATGTAAGTCTTGGATTTCTGCCCTAGCAAACATTCCAGGTTTTAATACGTCTTTCTCATTTTTATATATTACTTTGATTTCTGCAGTTCGGCTTTGTGGATCCACAAGTGGGCTGATTATCAAGATTTTTCCTTTAAATTTCTTTTTTGGAAAGGCATCTACAGTAAAATCGACATCTTGGTTGGGAGTTATTCTACTAAGATCCGATTCATTGACTGAGAATTTCAAAAGAACTTCCGAGTCATCGACAACAACATATATAGCCTGGCCTTCTTTTACTGCCTCACCTACAAATATCGAACGAGCAGCAACGATCCCTTTAATAGGAGATAATATTGTGGATTCCTTTATAAGTAATGTAGTGGAATCAATACTTGCCTGAATACTTTTTAAGTTAGCTATGGCAATGTCTAATTCGGATTTTTCTACGATCGTATTTAGTTCCAAAAGAGCGTCATTTAATTTGTTCTTATCAGTTGGAATTTGCATTCCAGCCTTTTTTAGATCCTCTGGTCTGTATCCGATTTGGATCGTATCTAGACTTTTTTGTGCCTTGAAATAATTTGTTTGTGCAGAGATTAACCCAGTTTCGACTCCTTTTAGCTCTGTTTCTGAAACTGCTCCTATTTTAAATAATTCTTGTTTATTTGAATAAGTTCTTTGGAGGTTTTCCATAGTAGCTTTTGAATCGTTTACGTCCGCTCTTGCTTTTTCAATATTGGAAATTTCCCTTTCTACTCTTTGTTTCGCTTGAATATATCTAGAACGACTTAGGTCGATTTGTTTGTTTTGAACTTCCAAAGAAGCTAAATCTTTTTTTAACTGAATCTCTAGATTTAGAGTTTCGATTTTAGCCAACGATTGGCCTTTAGAAATACGATCACCTTCTTCCCGAAAAATTTTTTCCACCCGTCCCAAAACTTTGGAGGAAATTTCCGCCTTTTGAAAGTGTGAAACACTTCCAAGAAGACTTACAATAATTTGTTGTTTTTTTAATTCAAGTGGGGTCATCTCGAAAGGCGGAGCAATATCTTCTTCTACCGTTTCTTTTTTCTTTTTTCCACAGGTTAATATTTGGATCGAAATTAATATAATTACGAGAATGGTTTTACTTTTTGTCATTTTAGGGACTTACCTTATTTTTTAACTTTAATCAGTTCTAGGCTATCGAGACTTGTGCCTGTAGCCATTTCGAGTTGAGAAACAGCAGTCAAATATTGAACACGGCTTGTTATCATCGTATTAACCGCTTGTAAATAAAAAATCTCTGTTTCAGCTAAATCGACTCGTTTTGCGTCTCCAAGTGAAACTTCTTTTTCTTTAATTTTTAATCTTTTTTCAAAAAGTTTTGCGTTATCGTCAGCGAGTATCATGGATTCCCAACATTGTCTATAGTTTTGAATGGCTTTTAAAACTTCTATTCTAACTATATCGTCTTGCTGTTTTCGAGTAATTTTGGCTTGTTCTGCACTTATTCCAGTTGATGCGATTTTCCTTTTGTATTGCAGATTATCCATAATATTCATTGTAGTTGTAGAAGTTAGGGACTTATTCGTATCATCATTTCTGGAAATATAATTAGAAGTGTCTTGTAGAGTATTTGCTCCGATTGGCATACTAAGTTTAAAATTAAAACCGTATTCTCTTTGTTTGGGTTCGAATCGATCTCCAGATCCAGCGTAATATCCACCAATTGATAAGGTGGGAATGTAAAAAGATTTTGCTATTTCAAATTCAGAAAGGGCCTGTAATTCCGCCGCCTTATTTCTTTCGAACTCTACTCTGGATTGAAAAGCTATGCTTATTAATTGATCAAGAGGTATTTCTTTAAAAGAAAAAGTAATACCGTTAAGAATATCAGCAGCGAGTAAGATGTTTGTTGTACTCGGTAGTCTTAATTGTATTTTGAATTCTTCTATCCCACTTAAGAAGGATGTTTCGGTTCGTTTATACTGCAATTGAATTTCATTTAACCGGTTTTCAATTTGAAGAACTTGAAGTTCCGTAGAGTCGCCTAATTGTTTTTCTCTTTTTGCAAATCGAAGTTGTTCTTTTTGTCTATCAATAGATCTTTTTTGGATCTCCATTTGAGCTTTATTGCTCAAGAGAGTATAGTAAGCAGAACGTACTTTAAACTTTAAATTGTTAATACCTAACAAGAAATCGTATTTCGATAAGTTTAAATCGTTTAAAGCGGCTTGGAGAGCCAAATGTCTTCTTCCGCCGTCGTATACTACTTGGTCTAAAGTGAGGGCTAATCTTTGGGATCTACTTTCTGAATCGTTTTCGATTACATTTGCATTTCTAAACCAGGAGACGGAAGCTGTAGGGAAATAAGATCTCCAATTTTCCTTAACAAGCAAGGCTTTGATTTTTTGCTGACCACCAAGTAATCTTAGATCAGGACTATTTTCAATAGCTATATCTTCTGCTTTTTGTTGATCGAGTATTAAAAGTTCATTTTCTCCTAGAACAGATACTGGCCCAAATAAAAAACAAATTAGTGTATATACAATAATACACTCTATTTTAAATGAAGTATCTCTCTCTTTGTTCATATTTTGGATATAAGATTAGTGATTAAATTATTCCCAAAATTTCCAATTGAATCCGGACTTGCTTGAGAAGCCAACAGTTGTTGCAATTTTTCTCGCCATCATTTCTGCTAATGTTGAATTATTTAAAAAGATTTCTGTCGTTACAGGAGAGCTAAGCTTTAGTTGACCTATTAAGCTGCCACCTTGTGAATAGATGCGAATGAAAATTCCGGTGGTAATCTCTTCGTCTAAAATATTTCCCAATTTCTTTTCGTAAATATATCCATCTAAATATATATCACATTTTGATAAAGTGCATGCTTTTTGAATAGATTCAGGTTTGGGCTCGATTGGTTTATCACTAGTTTCAAGAACTAAGTTTGATGAAAACATAGTGGGAGTAGCGGTGGGAGAGGGGCTAATTGTGTTTCCAACAGTATCATTCGTATTTTGCAAAACTTGTTTTGTTTCGGAAGGAATTTCTTGGATGAAAGCCTCAATCCCTTCTTTAAGTAAGTAGAAACGGAGATTATTTGTAAAGTTCTCACCTGCAAAAGTGGCAAAGGAGTTCGGCTTAGTTTGGATCCGATTAATTGCAATTCGCTTAATGTTTGGAAATTTTTCAGAAGGATTTTTGGCCTCTATAATTTCAGATGCGAAGCGCACTTTAGTTATTTGATAACTTGAACAAGAAATTGTAAGTAAAACGAAAAAAATACAAAGTTTAGAGAATGAAATTAATGATGCCATAATTGTCCGTTATTTGAGTATTTCCTCTTTGTCTTTTTATAATTTTCGGAAGCTTGCCTTTTTTCTTATTGAAAAATTGTTTTGCATTCGAAAATAAATATTAGATAGTATATTTGTATGGAAATTTGTGCCTTAAGGTCAGCCAACCGAGTTGTGATATATCTCAAATTGGTAATAATCATATTCGTGTGTTCGTTTAGCCTTGGGTGTGAATTGAAAGACGATAGCAACTCAACGGATAAACTTCTAAAAGAATTCGTAAATGGAGTCGCTACTCCATCATCCAGTGGTTCTTCCGACGGCAATAATTCCTTTTACACAGTTGGTGGAACAATTTCTGGCATGGATGGAGGAAAGACGATTACCCTTGCGAATAATTTATTCGAAGTTTCCGTTTTCGTTTTTAATGGTCCTTTTTCTTTCCCATTTTCGTATGAAAATCACGTAACGTATGCTGTTTCCGTTACCAGCCAGCCAGTCGGACAAACTTGTTCATTAGCAAATCAAAACGGCTCAATACAAGGAGCTAACGTTACTAGCGTTATTGTTCTTTGTAATTAAGTTATTTTCACCCCTAAATCATCCCTAAGGTAACGTTTCGAAGTAAACGGAACGCATATTCCATTTTGGATATTCCAATAAATATATCGGTCAGAATGAACTTTTCCTTGCATATTTTTGCCACGTTTGCAACAAAAGCTTAAGTATATAGGACTCTTCTATTTTTATATGACTTTGGGACAAATGGGATGGATTTTTCGGATAAATATTTTATCCATTTTTGTATTCATTTCCTTTTTGATCCCTTCATTATGGCAATTATCCGCAGATATTGTAAACGACTCTCGACCACTTCGCGTATCCTGGGAAGACGATGCACAAGAGAGAATCGAAGTATCATTTAATCAGAAAAAGAACTCGAATCTTATATCTTTCCGTCTTGGAAAGAATGATATATCTGAAATTGAAAATTCTGCTTCTCTTGCTATCTTGTTTGCAGAAGAGGCGTTTGAGTTAAATTTACTTCTTGAAAGAGAAAGAGAAATTAGTCTTCGTCCAATTGGTTTTTTCGATACTATTTCATTACATAATCCTAATGGACCTGAAAAGTCCTCCAAAGGTGGAATAGGCGATTTCGAGACTCTTAATTTATTATTTTTCGAATGGTTTTCAGGGGAATATTTTAAGGATAAAAGTTCGGACAGATTAGATCAGTCAATTGGGTATGTATATCCTGATTCTCTTTCTTCTTCTGATTTGAAATTTTACTGGCAAACAAATGTAAACTTAAGATCGATAAAGAAGTTCAGAAGGTATTTGGCTAAACTAACTCATTCTGATCCAGATAGTGATAAAAAATATTTATCATTTGTTTCTGATCTTTTCGATTTTTCCCACTTAGATTTAAGTTTTTTCTTCCAATCTTTTTCAATCTTACAACTTCCACATCTTAATAAGACCTGCTCTATAGTAGGGCAATCTATAGGCGTATCAGTGATTTCGCCTCTCTCGCAATTTTCTATTTTAATTCTGCCTTTAGAACAAAGGGAACACACATGATGAATCAACAAATTCAAGAAGCTCTCAATAAATTAAATCTTAAGAAGTTGGAATTTTCTTTTCAAAAATTTCAATCTTTAGCTTCAAAATTTCTGAAAAGATCGCGTAATATTAAAACAAGAAGAATTTTATTTAAGTTTATACTTCGTTTTGCGGTTTCGAGTCTTAAGAAAATATTTGTTACTATTATAATGCTCGAGATTGGAATAGCGCCTCTTAGCGCTGATCCAACTATCTTCAGAGATCTTTGGAAGAATGGTTCGGATGGTAAATTAGAAAGACAGTATGAAAGAGCGAATAACTCAGGTTCAGAAGCAGATTGGAATGATTCAGTAAACAAAGGATTTTCATTATTACGAGCTGATTGGGAAGCATCCGCAGATCGAGCGATTGAGAAAAACTTATTAGAAAACGGGGGCAGTTCCAATACAGCGTTAAAGGATCAACTTCTACAAGAGAAAGCTTTAGTTAGGAGCGAGTGGGAAGAAGATGTTCAAGAAGAAATCGAGAACAGAAAAGGACAATGGAAGGCTAAAGTAGCCTCTGGTAGTCTTGAAGATACTCTTGAAAATATAGACAAAGGTGCTCTTATCCAAGCGGTTTTACAAGCGGGAGTTGCAGCCCAGGCAGGAACGAATGCTAGTGAGAAGGCTGGTCTATTTGATTCTACTATAAAATCGTTTCTTACGAGTTTTCGTTCTAATTGGGAAACCGATTTGAATTCCAGAATAGAAGGAATTCAAAGTAATTCGAATCTATTATCTAATTCACAAAAGCTTGGATTTGAAACTGCACTTTCAGATATTAAAAAGAATATCCTTGCAGAATATTATTATGAAGAAAACTCAATTGTTGCCGCGTATCGCGCCAATTTTGTAGCAAAAGCGAATGCTGCAGATGATATTAACGGTCAAATTGCACAAGAAACAGATCCAAACAAACTCGCTCTACTTTTAATTGAAAGAGCACAGAAAAGTGCAGGTGATCTTTCCGGATTAGTTACCACAAATACTTCTACGAATGTAGATCCTAATACAATTGTTTCGAGCGGAGATGATTATCAATCAAAGTTTTTAGCAGCATTACAATCAGGTCAGAAACAATGGCAGGATGCGATAGACCAATTGGTTTTAGGAAAACTTAGATACGATAAAGAAGTTGAGCTGCAATGGAAGTCAGGAGAAGCAGATTGGGCAAATGCATATAATCAGATTTTAAAAGCAAAGTCTGATTGGACCCAAGTTGTAAATGCACAAATCCAAAAAGGGCTACAGTCCTGGGATGAATCTGAAGCTCAATTAAAAGCAAATAAAGAAAAAGCACTTGCTGAACTTGACAGGACTCTTGCGACCCAATCAGAACAATGGCAGGCTCATGTCCGAGGAATTGAAAGTATTGTAGTT
Protein-coding regions in this window:
- a CDS encoding lipoprotein is translated as MASLISFSKLCIFFVLLTISCSSYQITKVRFASEIIEAKNPSEKFPNIKRIAINRIQTKPNSFATFAGENFTNNLRFYLLKEGIEAFIQEIPSETKQVLQNTNDTVGNTISPSPTATPTMFSSNLVLETSDKPIEPKPESIQKACTLSKCDIYLDGYIYEKKLGNILDEEITTGIFIRIYSQGGSLIGQLKLSSPVTTEIFLNNSTLAEMMARKIATTVGFSSKSGFNWKFWE
- a CDS encoding hemagglutinin, which produces MKDDSNSTDKLLKEFVNGVATPSSSGSSDGNNSFYTVGGTISGMDGGKTITLANNLFEVSVFVFNGPFSFPFSYENHVTYAVSVTSQPVGQTCSLANQNGSIQGANVTSVIVLCN
- a CDS encoding TolC family protein gives rise to the protein MNKERDTSFKIECIIVYTLICFLFGPVSVLGENELLILDQQKAEDIAIENSPDLRLLGGQQKIKALLVKENWRSYFPTASVSWFRNANVIENDSESRSQRLALTLDQVVYDGGRRHLALQAALNDLNLSKYDFLLGINNLKFKVRSAYYTLLSNKAQMEIQKRSIDRQKEQLRFAKREKQLGDSTELQVLQIENRLNEIQLQYKRTETSFLSGIEEFKIQLRLPSTTNILLAADILNGITFSFKEIPLDQLISIAFQSRVEFERNKAAELQALSEFEIAKSFYIPTLSIGGYYAGSGDRFEPKQREYGFNFKLSMPIGANTLQDTSNYISRNDDTNKSLTSTTTMNIMDNLQYKRKIASTGISAEQAKITRKQQDDIVRIEVLKAIQNYRQCWESMILADDNAKLFEKRLKIKEKEVSLGDAKRVDLAETEIFYLQAVNTMITSRVQYLTAVSQLEMATGTSLDSLELIKVKK